The DNA window TCCAGTGCTCGCGACGAGTCCAATCCCGTGAACAACAAGCTTATCAACGTGATAAGTCTGAGGGAAGAAGCCGACATTTTTGTCAGCGGGTATGATTATGCATACTATTAAATAGTTATTCTACTAAACTCCTACGTCACTTTACAGGGTGCAGAAGAACGATCCCATTGTTCTTACAGGGTCTCCATACACAGCGGAGGTTGTCAACTACTACGAGGTCAAGAGCCACGGTCCCAGTACTTTAAGAAATTTGACTGTGTCCCTCTATATTCCCGTGGCCTACCAGCAGTCTGGTTCCACAAATGTTATAAGTATCGTTACGTCCACCCCGAAGATACAGTCCAAGTACTACGATGAACTGCCTATGAAACTCTACTATCAAAATGACGCAATGATCAGGAACATCGCCAAATACCATGAGCAAAGTACTCTGTTCCCCTCCACGGCCCCACAAAATGAGAGTGCCGAGTATCTCGGAGGAAATGTGGATCAAAACTCGAGCATATCGCTGTTGAACGAGAATCTGCCGGTGAATAACACCCTTGTGTTAGACTGCCAGGATTACAACGTCACGATATGCGTCCAGGTGGAAATGCGACTCGAAAGCGGGCTACAACTTAAGCCGGAAGAGCTATCGAACCTGACTGTAAGCTTTATCGTGGATCTCAAGGACGCAGAGGATATCTGGGAGTACTTCGTCATTAAGACCGACTTAAAGGTGTGTAAGATAGGCGATCCCACTTTAAGTTCATTTACCGTGCAAAAGAAGATCCAATCGAACGTTATAAGCAAACATCCTGAAGTTGCCATTTGGAAAATCATTGTGTCCGTGATCGTTGGCATTTTGGTGCTTTCGGCCACAACATATGTCCTTTACAAGGTTCGTATCCATTCGTCTCAGATTTATTTCAGCTCCAAACTGACTTAATTGATTTACTTTATAGCGCGGATTCTTTAAGCGAGCCATCAAAAACGAACTAACACAGTTAATTCGAGATAGTTTTGAGGACGCGATTATAAAGACAGAGGCACAGGAGGATGCTGAGTGTGCGCAGAGTTGGATGaaaatgcaagaaaattaTGAATGAAATAAAGTGGTAATCTTCTCAATTATTCTTCTCAGTTAATGAGGTGAATTtccaattttaaattgttaataatttatttcaataaaaataacgtACAATTCTTAACATAAATAGGTacaatcataaatattttattaaaatgcattgTTATTCTTAATccttgaaaatatttaaaaatctaaTCTAAATTACTAGCACACACTGGCCAAACATGAACAATTTTAGCGATCTTTTAACATACCTATAACATTTAGTCTATGTATATACAATAATATCTATGCCGCCGAAAAAGGCAGttgcacacaaaacacacgaATTTCCCCCAGATAAGCAAGTAAAATGTACTATCTAAGAAGACGTTATACTCGTACACATATGATAACACACATTGCCAAACAGTACATATCGTAGTGAGCCTCGTAGACTACAAAATGTAACTTCGACAGGGACAGGTATAAGTACATATGCTGCGATAGGTTTCTAATTGAGCTGAGGTAAGTGCTCATGATAGGCTTGGATAAAGTAGAGTGGTTGCATTTAGATATGTCTGTGTAAAAGTTGCTTGCAACGTTGCAATATGTATGGCTGACTACACCTAGGAGTTTGTAAAAGTACCGAGTATGTGAATATGTGCACCGCATAAATCAGGCGTTTCaatatgcatatttttggtGGTACCTATTGTATTGACATCGAACGAAAACAGATATTCTATGCGTCTGCCCTTATAGTGTACAATAACAATGAGGCtttctaaataaatacttGTATAAAAATACAGAGAATTTGTGAACTATGTATTGTCAAAATCATTAACACGTACTTAACTGGCGAACCCTcgaataaatatgcataatcTCTGATATCTGTTTCCCAGATCCCAACGCTAGTTCATCAACTTATTTATCACCCACTCCTATGACTAGTTTCCCCATTGAGCACAGTGTGTGACACACACGTTTCATTGGCCTAGACCTTCCACTTTGCTAACACATTGTCTCGTTGAACGGCGGATCCTTTTCCGATTCGGTGCTGCTCTTGATGTTCGACGATAGTTTGGCGATCTCGTCCTGCACCAGGTGGGTGCTGATCTGGGGTATGGATAGCGCCGGATTGCTGCTCTTGGCTGACGAGCCGACGGACTCGTCCGTGCTGGAGCTGCTCTCCTTCAGCACATTCATGCCCAGCTTGCTCGCAAAGGGCTGCGGCTTGAGCGTGGAAATCAGTTTGGCCTGACCAGCCTGGGCCGCCTCCGGTGTCTGAGGCACTGCCTCGGCGGACGGCTGAGACGGCTTGCCCTGGTCGACGCTAAACTGTTTCTTTAGCAGCATCGGACGCACTGGCGGTGCCGGCGCTGCCTGCATCGTCACTGGCCCCGAGGAGCTAAGATCCAGCGAACTAGAGCTCTCCTCTCGCAAACGCCTGCCATCGGCAGCGCCTACCGAGGCGGTACGGATGGGCTGGTAACGCGCCGTGGCAGTGCCGCCCACAGCGCCAACGCTAATGCTAATTCCCGTCGCCGAGTGCGAGTCGCCGGCGTCCAACGAGGGCTCCGCCGTCAGCGAGGGTGTGTCCACATTATAGGAGCCCGTCAGCGAAGTGTTTGTCTCGTTGGAGCTCTGCTTGATAAAGCGGTACGGATGCGCCGAGTAGTCCGTTTCCGTGCTGGAGTTCTTCTGCAGACTCTCACTGGACTTCTTGAACAGCCGACCCTCGTACGGCGGATTAAGGAAGTCACTGGTGGCCCGTGTGGGCACCAACGGTGAGGGATACGTTTGCTGCTCCATCGAGGAGTTGCGCTGCCAGGGGCGCTCGTTCTTCAATTGAAAGCCGCTCGAGATACCGGCCATGGCACCGCAGCTACCGGCCCCGCTGGTATCGCTACTATCGCCTCCGCCGGCACCGCCACCTCCGCCACCGCCCATCAGGTCACCATCTACCGAGGGCTTCGAAGGTGACAGCTCCACGGCGGTCTCTCGGCGCAGCGGGTAGCGATGGCTGTAGTCTATGGATACGCCAATCTGTGGAGGATTACGTTCGTGAGTATTTGATAGAGAGTTATAGATAGACCACATTACCTCGAATCCCTGGGCGCTGGCATCAATTGAGCCGCGGGACTCGATCAGTCCCTCTAGAATCATGTAGTCGTTCTCTTCGCACTCCTTCAGATGCTTCTTCTCCAGCAAAGCCGCAGCTTCAGCCCGCGACATTTCTGTTTTGGGCCGGTCCAAAGAAGCTGTCATTTAAATGGGGTAAAACAAGCGTGAGTTGGgttgcaaattcaataaaaaatcGTGTGTGATGGCATTCATTTCGCTTTGGTGGCGGCGGAAGCAAGGCAATGATACGGGTATTGCGCATTCACCCGGTTAGTTACACACTTTGCTCACGGTTGTTGAAACGCCTCGATGGTAAGCAAAAAACGGGTGACTAGGGCTCATTCGGATTCATTGGATAACCTTGTGCTCCTCGCGGCTTTTGGGCCTGGCTTACCTTTGTTACTTGGCAGGGATACCGTGGGCGATGCAATCATGTGGCAGACGCTCTCCAGCTCGTCCGTGATCGAGGTGTACTCGCTGTGCAGTTTCAGCAAGATATTTCTGGAGGGTTTCGCATGCAATACTGATTTACCTAGAGTTCGGAGTTCGTGGTTAGGTTCAAAGAAAAGATGTGTGCGAgagaacaaacaaaataaaaacttcaTTCGGTTATGGTTAAAGTGCtaatttgttggccaaatcgGTTTGCTggattggtttggtttggtttggattGGTTTTCGtctaattttttttggattaGGTGGAATGGAGTGACGGGTTTAGTAGCCTGAATTTTGAGCGCAGATCAGAGGCTGGCACGGTTTCCATCCTTCGATGGTTGCTTACCCGGATGTGCGGATCCCTGGCCCACGGGCGTATCCTTGTCGCTGTCCGGTTCCGATTGTGTGAGGCTCATCTGGCGGCGGGACAACGAGGCCAGCTGGTTGAGGCTGATGTGCGACCGGTTTATGTCCGCCCCGGTTAAGGAGTACGTTTCCGAGTTGCGGCGACACAGGGATACCGTGCGCTGTCGCAGTGCTCGATGTCTGGCAGCTGTTTGCGATAAAAAGATACTTTTATACTCATTCCATACTTATAAGACCTTCTTGGGGATAGAGAACAGCGAACAGGACACATTGCAGTGAAGGCTGTGCGATTAGGACATTACCCTCAAAGTTGATGTCTGGCGTCGCATCATCAGAGTTGTCGCCTCCGACGAGCGTCTggtcgtcgtcgttgttgcCCATGGGCGTCAGAGTGTCCTTGCTCTCCGTGCTGGCATCCGTATCCTGGCGCACCGTCACGTACGGAGTCCGTTTAACCGTCTCACAGGTCGATGGACGCTGCGACACCGGAATGTAGATGTCCGAGTCCACCTCCGACTGCATCGACGCCTTGCGGACCACCTGCTCGTTGAGGGCCTCACGTGACTTGACCACTTCGTCCGGTTCCTCCGGCAGAGGCACCACCTCAAAGTGCGTGCCCTCGTCGAAGATGTAGGCATCAGGACGGACCTCGGTCAGCGAACGGTTAAAGCGGCGCCGGGTTGTGACCTGGATACATTCAACACAAGTGtgtgcacagaaagaaaaaaatagtATGTCATCGgttcaataatttatttcacataaaacattttctaacataaaatttcaaagtataaataacaaataaatagaGACAAACTAATTTGAATCATACTAATAATTGCTAGCGgtcacaaaaattaaaagattcTGGATATAAAAGAGAGCCCACAAAACGTATAATAAATGTGATGTCAAAGAGCCTGGGGGCTAAAGCATATTCGAAGCAATCTATTTATTGGATCGAAGAATATCAAGTTCAGAATGACATTTTCTGTCCCAGTGTGCTTGGTATTGCTGCGATATGTAATTCAAACGCACCTGGAGCGAATTCAAATTCAGACCGGCACCCAGACCAAGTGGAACGATGgctcctccaccaccaccaccaccaccaccactgccaCCGCCAGCACCATTTCCTCCGCCGCCGACGCCACCGCCCTCCGTGTCCGAAATGGAGATGGTGCGCATGCGCTGCATCTCTCCGGGAATGTTAATCGTCGAGCCGCGCAAATCATCCGCACCAGCCGTGTGTGTCGACATGAAGCGATGTATGACGGCCAAATGCGAGAGTATCTGCTCCGAGGATTCCTCCATCTTTCGCAATCGGAACTCGATGTTCTGCAAAAGACACATGAAAAGTGGTAAGAAATCGAATTTAATTTCCACAGCATATTCAGCGTATATGCATGATAGTTGTTGGAAAAGCTGCAACGGCTGCAGTAAATGGTCATTCGGACGTGTCcaattttcaattcaaatgTAAAATCGTGCTGTCAGAACCCATGTTACTTCGGATAACACGAATCACActggaaatttgcataaaaatgcaaacacaGCATTGGGATAAATGTCGAAGCAGGTGGGATGATGGTGGGTACTGATGTCTACGCACCTGAACGGTGGCCGTTTGAATGTTTTCCTTCTGATTGATGTCCTCGATTTTCTGAGACATGGTCTCCACTCGCTCCGTGGTGTTCTTCACCCGCTCGTCCGTCGACTGATTAAGGATGATTTCCTGTTCGTGAAAGAAGCCCTCGACGCACTCCTCCTCGAAGTCGTACAGCCGCTCCAGGTCGTCCTTTTCCAGGAACAGTTTGAGACCATTGTCCCGCTGCACCTCCAATCCTGCGGATTGCCGATCAAGTGGACACATGTTACATGGCGAGTCAGGGCATAAAAGTACGGGCGAAAACCAAGAAtgaacaataacaacagcgcCCGGGGCAATGGGAGTGCACAATGGAATCGAAATGGAAAGTGTGGCAAATCGTTTCGCCATAACCCAATTAGGAggtgttgttattgttgtcgcCAAGTGGCAAGGTTGATTTCAATACAAAAGAGCaggtggcgtatacgtaatgcagTTAGTTACAGAAGCACACACAGTCGACACAGTTGGGGCAGGCACGCAGGGAGAAAAGTTAGATATTTGTACATTATTGCTGCTCGGCTGACAATGCCACAGACACGATTGACTCACAGGGAACAAAGCTAAACTTGCTCATCCCGGGCTCACCTTTCGCCTTCCGCACACAGTACTTGAGCAGCGAGTAGAAGTGGCACAGCGCGATGAAGGGCGGCGGCAGGACGGGCTTCTGCTGGTACTCCATCACCACAGTGAATCGCTGGAACATCCACACCTAAAGGCACAAATCATACCaaattatgaatatattttacgaGTAAATATGTGGCCATTTATGGCATATCagcataaaatgtaaattgtaaaGCATCAAACCTCATGGATTCGATCACAACACTCACCTGATGCGAAACCGAGTTGACCTCGTTGAAGATATTGTTGAATACGGCGATGAGCAAATTTATCAGCAGAATATTGGCAATCAAGAGGTACATGGACATGGTTATCGGCGTTACCCAATGGCCTGTAATCCAATTAGTTGGTGTGTTGGTGTTAAAAGTGCGGCATCAATACTCGCATGTATTCAGTGGCCGCCATCTGGATTCGGGGGCCACATACTCACCAGTGACGCAGCCCGGCTGGCTGGGATCCTCGCCGCAGGGAGGGTCGATATCGCCGGCGAACACCTCTCCGTACAGCATGAAGTAGGGCTGGAAGATGACCTGGAGAACGATAAATTAAAATGACCATTAAAGCGCCATCTGTTGGAGCCGGGGGGCATCGCCATCGAGACATGAGACATGGGCGGGCGTAATTCAATTTGCGCCAGTCGCCCAACATAAATGCAAGTTATACACATTGAAACacagtttggttatttttagcCATCACCTGACGATATTTGTGTGggggggttggggttggggttggtgttggtgttggggTTTTGGGGGTGGGCtggtgtctgtgtgtttgggATGCAagttatttgatttttaattttctggGACTTTTCATTCGAAATTGGAAACAGCATGctaaatatttacacatcGATGTCTCCCCATCTCATTTGCATATAACAGCTGGATTAATGCAAATGCTCTTTGATTAAAACTCTAATATTTGCCTTATAACTATCATCACTTATTCATTGCTGACCTAGGGCTAATATTTGCATTACACTGCTGCAGGCGGCTTAAATTATTTAGCAtgcaaaactgaaaaatggAATTAAATCAACGTTGAAGATGTCGAGCAGAAAAACAcgaaatttaaagaaaaatcaGAGGGGTGAGGGCTtgttataaatattcataagCGAAAACAGAGTACACACATTTACCTTAAAGAGGCACAGAGCTGGTCTAAATACTAGTTTGTACATCATGCAGAATTGAAAATACGGATTGAAATTAATGCATTGGACCGGAAAGAAGGAGTGGAGTCTCGGCTCGCCGAACCTGGCCAAACCCTTGCAAATTCAACACGGATTAGGTTTGACAGTCTTAAGTGGCAGATTCCAAACGGACTTAACAGTTTCCTTTGCAAGAGTCGAAAAGGAAAAGGTGGGGATGCGAGATTTCGGAGCAGAAGTAGGCTTTGGGGATCAAGAGACAGAGGAGAGAGCAAAAGATACACAGGTAcgagtatacgagtataaaCATTTTGGGGACACAGTCGAACTTCCAACGGAGTTAAAAGTAGATAAAAACGGGGTCCACATAAAACTCAGGTTGAAATAGAATACTTGGCACACATTGATCTCCATCAAGACACAACATCAACTATAGACCACACCAATATGCAGCAGATATATCtgagtattattattattatatttttttttttttaatttattttggcagACGCATCTAGGGCATTCTACAGTCGGCTCTCTATATAGCAAACCAAGTTCATCAATCACAAATGGCGTTACATTTGTCAAGTTGCCGCTCGTCAAATTCGAATGCTCATTGTGGGTGGGCGGAGTTGCAGATGTTGCCGCCGGAACTGTGGAGCTGGAACCGGTGGTGGAGCTGGCTGCAGTGGTGGTCACTGGTGGAGCACCCATTGTATGATAGCCACGATGATAGCTGGAACGGGTATTGTGCCCCAGGGCACCTAGAAATCCGGGCGCCGTTATGGAGCCGGCAATAACCTGGcattttggcaattttcaAGAACATTTAACGGGCGATTTATGCGATTAATGCGATTAATGCGATTTATATGACAAAGATGGTTAGTGAAGGCAATAAAGTGATAGATTTGAGTTCGAAATGTGGCGGACAAATGACAGAATGacagaaagaaagaaagaagagTATAATACGAGACAGTCAATTTGAGCGTCATTTGTTCGGTGATTTTGATTAAATTCTAGTTAGTCAACTACTTAATGTAAAGTGGATTGAATGGAGCACCAATCGACAAAACTACTCGTACGTAAAAATGATTTGCTTGCACCACTACTGAGGAACGCAGGCCAAAAACTTGCTTTGCTTGCTATTAAGTAAATGTATGTACTCCGCATCGTtaggtatgtatatatttaaagttaaaGCTGCAATTGAAATCGTCGAAAGGACACACTCGCTTTcactgtgtgtgagtgtgtcgGTTTGTGTTAATGAGGCTGACATACGCACATACACTCAAATCGGGGGATTAGTTTATTTACAGAAAGTCGACAGGACATATGTGTAGCATACAGCGGTATATATATAGCTTACCTCCTTGATGAGACTCCAGGTGGGTTGTTTGTCGGGGAAGAGAATCGCTTGTCTGCTGACACCAAAGCTCATCAACACAACCGCCAATAGGACCACGAAGTAAATCATGTTTTTCACCATTTTGCCCATCATAGTGACCAGTGGtcctgaaatattttataatataaaagcTACTTCTCCGCTTTCTTTATTGAAtggctttttttttacaagGAATATAACAATGCAAACTAAGTACTAAAGGGTCAATTGTAATGGTGTTCGGTAGAGATTTATATACCTCATATGTACGCCTTATTTATTGGCTTAATTTAGCTTACGGAACTAAAGACTCACCCAGATATTTATTCACGCCAAGAATGTTCAGTATTCGCAGGTACCAGTATATGCTGTCCACACAGTAGATAACTCGTCCAATATCCATCGTATTCGGCCGGAATCGAAATGCCAAACCGATGACAAAGAGTATAATGGCTGCTCCGTCGCACGGATTCCACAtattccacgcccacaccgaGAACTTATGCCTGCTCGCCGAATTCGAATTAATGGCGCCCAACGAGGAATCGTTAATTCAAGCGTAAGAGGCACATATTGAAGACATAAAGTAATGGAAATTCGCACAACTGTGAAATACGCCCAGCTTCATTTGCACTCATCGCCAGATGCAATTAAACACAAATGATTGAGGTGTGCGGGTATAGGGGTCTACTTACGTAATGGCCACCGGTTCGGAGGATATTATTTCGCGCACCTTTTCGAAGCCCAGCGTTGTGATATATGCTATCGAGTACCACTCCTGCCAACGCGGCATATTCTCCATCTTCACCAGCACAGTGAAGGAGAACATTATGAGAAAGAACATATAGGCAATCTGCAATGGAAAACGGAGGGTTTAGAAACTGAGAAATTGGCCATGAAAATTGGTTGAAAGCTACAATAGCTATGATATACCTATCTCCAGAAAAAAATACCTACTCGATTGAGTCGAATATGAAAATTATAACTATGatcaaaaactatttatatacatatactacCTTTCGCCCAGTGCACTTGCATCGGAAATGAATCCAGCAAGCTCGATAGTAATTTCCGCCACTTACCGAATCCGCCCAGAACTTGGTGATGGGTGCCGTGTAGAACTCGTAGAACTTCTTTTTCAGGCGCAGCGGCTGGTGCTGTTTCACCTCATTGTACTCGGAAAGATTGAAGAACTCTCGAAATTGGGCGGGATCTGAGTCGGTGAGTGAGACCTGTGGGGAAATGACGACGGTATTAGTGGGCCAGCAGGGGCGAAAGTGAAGGCCGAGTGGCGCTTGATAGTTTTCGGACTTAATTAAATCATCAATGTGCAGTGAACATTCAAAGAGAGCCACGTGGGGATATATTACATTGGGGAATTGGGTATACGCCCCGTTGAATCGGCGTGTCAAATGTGATTTAGTTGGCTGTCTAATTAATTTGCTGGTGTTTTAGGCTCGATTTGCTATTGCTATTTATACGCGTGTTTAGTTTCCAGACACAACATGCAGAACAAATTAATGAAGTTAAGCATTATgcaaatcaaaatgttttaGCCGCAGGGTGTTCGAAATGTGCTGACAAAAAGTAGCATAGAGCAACTGTACTACTGAGGTAAATCGAGAAGGATTTAATAAAAGGTGTACTGTTGAATTCACACATTTTCTACGCATACATTTTCGCAAATGAAGCTACGAAATGCGCATTCCAAAAGGGAATAATATGAGGCAAAACTACTAAAGCCAGTTACAGAAATGccattgaaatgaaaatatctTGTGGAAGTGGGAGTAAATTATATCCGGGTTCAACTAACTTTGGAGGGCTGTTCTTCCGCTCCAGCAGTGAGATTAACCTGTAAAATTGATACGATACAAGTACTAGGACATTAGAATGGCGTGTGCGGTTTTCAATTGCAAAAATATCCATCCCTATGCAGATGGGTGTCtgagtacgagtacgagtataaCTGATGTGCTGACTGGGTGATACCATAATGTCATATGTAGAGTTTTCAGGTGTCTTTGTCTAGGAATCGAGCTACAATAACCAAaggggaaataaaaataaacaaagggGAACggcatttctttttctgttcTGTGCTGTCACTTTAAGTTTACAAAATGTTATGGTCGAGCAAAATGGCAGTCTTATCGCATTCTGAGTCGAACATTTCGATGGAAAAATACGAGTAGGTGGTGTATGAAGAGCTGGTTTGTGTTGGTTGTTTCATTGGTTGGTTGATTggttggttttgtttgtttgtttggttgtttTGTGGAGCTACTcactttgccattttcgtGTACTTTTGTATCGCGCACTGAGTAAGAATCCGCCAATAGAGCCTGCAACGGTTCACGCACATTTTTCGCATTTATCAGATATGTAATCACTCTTTAGTTTTACTTTCTAAAGGGTTTTGAGCGGTGATCTTTGGACATAGTACTTTAGTTCAGATGAAGAAGTGGTTGTGTGGAGGTGTGTGTTTTAGGTACAGGTTTCCATAATGATTTGTGGTGCAGGAAAGATTTTAAGTTGAAAGTATTGCAAATACTTCATCACACATACGTAGGCATTCCACAGATATGTACATGGGGGCGAACAAACTACtattaaatacatttcctCTTGCACTCAATGgactttaatttgatttggtGATTAACAGATTAACCCCTTCCAATAGAAAAGTGGGTGGCGATGGAGCCTGAGCTTGTGCAGTGCCCCAGTAACtgaaaaacaatatttgcaCAAGTGCCTTGCCTCCTCTCGAGTCATTCAGTGAGTAGTTTGACATAGACCTGATGGCATTTGATGTGGTTTTGTTGGCAACGAATGCTGGGGGATAATGCTTAGAGTGGGGTTTGTGCCGAGATTATTACTTAATTTAACTTTAAGCCAGCTCTTGGCTGTTGCCAATGAATGTCATTACGCTGCTAATGGATATTCGCACTTAATTCGAACTAAAGAGgactttaaaattttatggGAAGCATTAGAGGCAAAAGCTACTCGAATGTAACGAGGGCGGGCAATATTCGGTAACTTACATCTGTTGAATTCGAGACACTCTTAAAGGAGGGCGAGCTGTTTTCAGCTGGTATAAGCTTGCACTTTGGGAAAATACACATTCAAATGATGGTTAGTGGtgaacaaaaaattacattaaaaactGGGCGAAAtgtaatgaattttaaatgagTTCCCAATTTTTAGTGGCCACATTTCAGGGCTGTGAGTTGTACTAAACTATCGAAGGAGATGAAAAGAGCACGTGTTTGTGCTCCCGATTGATTGGGCTGttctataaataatatagTAAATCAACATAATCAATAAAACACATTATTCGAAAGCCCCTTAGAAGAAAATTcgttaatttcaaaaataactGGAGCAGAAAAAGTGTAGCAACTCCTGCACCAAAAccaaatattgatttttcttgtttttgtctTCTCAGGAGTGCCTCAGAAATATTTATTCCTTTGAAATCCCTTTCAATGGCACCAAAGAGTATCTTCTAGTAAAAATAATCTTGGCAAAAATTCTGACGATGATGTACACTTTAAAAACGTTGTATTGTGCAAGGGAATTATATAGCTTATGTGGTCTTCCTGCACGTCgcttttaaaatttaaattcataaaaacaTGTATACCAAATTACGATACAGATCAAAGAACAAGTATGTATGAATCGAGTAGTGTAGACAGATAGTTCGGTTTCGAAAGcaaacaaagtaaataaagtATAGTTTTGTGATTTGCCAACCAGAACATATACAAAGATACAGAGATACAGAGATAGAGAGATAGAGTCAGAAACAGAGCAGAGACAGCAAAGAGAACATATACATGTGTGTATGCATATAGATATAGACGACTTGAACACCAAAGAAACGGAAGTCAAGTATTTGGCATAGATCTGATTGATTGTTACTACCTTGTCGCGATTATTAGCACCCGCGCCCATGCTATATCTCAAGGAAATGGATCTTTTGGCTTTTAAAAGGGCGCTCTATAAACAGACAGATTTGAATTTAGGATTGATGAACAGCAGAGCGATAATTTGGTCAGTGGTTAATGGTAAACGTTAGACGTAAGGTTAGTAGATAAAATTGAATACTGAAATTGAAACTAAACGCTGACGCTGAAAACGAATAAGGCACACATTTAGGACTGGCACATATAGACAACGaaaccaaattaaattgaatgtTAGTAAGAAATGAacaaaataactttaaattacTGAAAACACAAAGCCAAATACCTCGGCATCCGGCTGCGAACGATCCGAGTCGTCATTGTCCAGATTCTGGTTTTCCAGATGCTCCTCCTCAGTCTGCGGCatctgctgcagctcctccttcGACTTGAAGTCAAGCTGCCTGATGTACAATGGCATCGCCAAGCCCAAGATGACCTGGATGCAGCACACAACACCCATTTGTAAGGCAAGCACAAAATCAGAGGTCGAGTGATTATAAGTCATACCTTGAAGTTGGTATTCTTGCGGGTTCGCAGTCCACCCATCCACAGATCCGCCAGGATCACCTGACTACAGGGATGAGCGAGAAGGGCACGATGGTTGGCCGCCACAGCCAGCGAAAGGCAGCTCTGATTTGACCAGGAGTGCAGCTCGCAGGTCAGCAGTCTTTGCGCCTTTTCCGCATCCTGTCGGTAACTGAAGTCCAGCAGCTTGTTGCCTAgcatagaaaataataa is part of the Drosophila yakuba strain Tai18E2 chromosome 2R, Prin_Dyak_Tai18E2_2.1, whole genome shotgun sequence genome and encodes:
- the LOC6530503 gene encoding transient receptor potential cation channel trpm isoform X10, encoding MVVTDSPLALHKYVRRISKDFSTVRRYSNTPAVVVGSVRASTSAFIAAETAAHLPTCGTPTSRTPVSTPRGIRRRQRMRKRSSVSSTLSKVLILNVRDLLKAHAGSEPLKEHQPRSWIETNFQKRECIKFIPCPKDDTKCCCGQAQITHQTIPGIESGSPGDLWLPTKHTRPQPTDAYGTIEFQGGAHPTKAQYVRLSFDTRPELLVQLFTKEWNLELPKLLITVQGGKANFDLQAKLKKEIRKGLLKAAKTTGAWIFTGGTNTGVTKQVGDALLLEGQQRTGRVVSIGIAPWGIVERNHELLGHNREVPCHSISSPRSKLAVLNNRHAYFLLVDNGTQAKYGAELILRRKLEKFISNLKLHPSKNHWLKTNVTHSSTPVVCLVIEGGTNTIRAVLEYVTDSPPVPVVVCDGSGRAADLLAFVHKYASDGEEQPVLESMRDYLIGTIQKTFEVGLDQSEKLYQELLQCTRNKNLITVFRIQEKPEGEAQELDQTILTALFKSQHLSPPEQLSLALTWNRVDIARSEIFVYGQEWPNGALDEAMMQALEHDRIDFVKLLLENGVSMKKFLTIPRLEELYNTKHGPANTLGYILRDVRPHIPKGYIYTLHDIGLVINKLMGGAYRSYYTRRKFRPIYAKVMNSYANACRKSSTYQYQRYAGANSLSLVTGLLPFTSEMALFEFPFNELLIWAVLTKRQQMALLMWTHGEEALAKSLVSCKLYKAMAHEAAEDDLDTEIYEELRSYAKEFESKGNKLLDFSYRQDAEKAQRLLTCELHSWSNQSCLSLAVAANHRALLAHPCSQVILADLWMGGLRTRKNTNFKVILGLAMPLYIRQLDFKSKEELQQMPQTEEEHLENQNLDNDDSDRSQPDAESALLKAKRSISLRYSMGAGANNRDKALLADSYSVRDTKVHENGKVNLTAGAEEQPSKVSLTDSDPAQFREFFNLSEYNEVKQHQPLRLKKKFYEFYTAPITKFWADSIAYMFFLIMFSFTVLVKMENMPRWQEWYSIAYITTLGFEKVREIISSEPVAITHKFSVWAWNMWNPCDGAAIILFVIGLAFRFRPNTMDIGRVIYCVDSIYWYLRILNILGVNKYLGPLVTMMGKMVKNMIYFVVLLAVVLMSFGVSRQAILFPDKQPTWSLIKEVIAGSITAPGFLGALGHNTRSSYHRGYHTMGAPPVTTTAASSTTGSSSTVPAATSATPPTHNEHSNLTSGNLTNVIFQPYFMLYGEVFAGDIDPPCGEDPSQPGCVTGHWVTPITMSMYLLIANILLINLLIAVFNNIFNEVNSVSHQVWMFQRFTVVMEYQQKPVLPPPFIALCHFYSLLKYCVRKAKGLEVQRDNGLKLFLEKDDLERLYDFEEECVEGFFHEQEIILNQSTDERVKNTTERVETMSQKIEDINQKENIQTATVQNIEFRLRKMEESSEQILSHLAVIHRFMSTHTAGADDLRGSTINIPGEMQRMRTISISDTEGGGVGGGGNGAGGGSGGGGGGGGGAIVPLGLGAGLNLNSLQVTTRRRFNRSLTEVRPDAYIFDEGTHFEVVPLPEEPDEVVKSREALNEQVVRKASMQSEVDSDIYIPVSQRPSTCETVKRTPYVTVRQDTDASTESKDTLTPMGNNDDDQTLVGGDNSDDATPDINFEAARHRALRQRTVSLCRRNSETYSLTGADINRSHISLNQLASLSRRQMSLTQSEPDSDKDTPVGQGSAHPASLDRPKTEMSRAEAAALLEKKHLKECEENDYMILEGLIESRGSIDASAQGFEIGVSIDYSHRYPLRRETAVELSPSKPSVDGDLMGGGGGGGAGGGDSSDTSGAGSCGAMAGISSGFQLKNERPWQRNSSMEQQTYPSPLVPTRATSDFLNPPYEGRLFKKSSESLQKNSSTETDYSAHPYRFIKQSSNETNTSLTGSYNVDTPSLTAEPSLDAGDSHSATGISISVGAVGGTATARYQPIRTASVGAADGRRLREESSSSLDLSSSGPVTMQAAPAPPVRPMLLKKQFSVDQGKPSQPSAEAVPQTPEAAQAGQAKLISTLKPQPFASKLGMNVLKESSSSTDESVGSSAKSSNPALSIPQISTHLVQDEIAKLSSNIKSSTESEKDPPFNETMC